The region CCAGGGGCCGGCGGCGGAGGAGCTCACCGGCGCCGACCCGCTGCGCTACGGCGTCCCCCTGGAACGGCTGCGCCAACCTCTGGCGAGCCACCCTTCGGCCCTGGCGGCGGTGGACATGGCACTCCACGACCTACTGGGGAAGATCGCCGGCGTACCCCTGTGGCAGCTTTTGGGAGGCTATCGCCGGCGCATCCTGACCAGCGTCACCCTGGGGATCCGGCCCTTGGAAGAGACCGAGGAAGAAACCCGCCGGCGGGTGGCAGAGGGTTTCCGCTGCCTGAAGATCAAGGGCGGCCTGGACCCGCTGGAGGACGCCGAGCGCGTGCACCGGGTGCGGGCGGCCGCGGGACCGGACGTGGAGCTGCGCTTCGACGCCAACCAGGGCTACACGGAGGCTCAGGCCCTGCGCTTCATCGACGCCGTCGCCAGCGCCCGCCTCACCCTGCTCGAACAGCCGACGCCGAAGCGGGACCTCGATTCCCTGGCGCGGGTGGCGGCGGCCAGCGCGCTGCCGGTGATGGCGGACGAGAGCCTGATGAATCTGGACGACGCCTACCGCCTGGCGGGTCCCCGGCGGGTCAAGCTACTCAACGTCAAGCTGATGAAGGTGGGGGGCATCGCCGAAACCCTGCGCATCTCCGCCGTCGCCCGTTCCACCGGCGCCGAGGTGATGGTGGGCTGCATGGACGAAGCCGCCGTCGCCATCGCCGCCGGCCTCGCCGCCGTCCTCGCCCGCCCCAACCTGCGCTACGCCGACCTCGACGGCCACCTCGACCTGGTGGACGACCCCAGCGCCGGCGCAGTGATCCTCGAAGACGGCTACCTCTCCGCCACCGGCCGTCCCGGGTTGGGGTGGGAGCCGGATTGATCAGCGACTGCATGAATCTCCAGAACCCAAGCCAATTGACGCCGCCCTACTCCATCGTCCA is a window of Acidobacteriota bacterium DNA encoding:
- a CDS encoding dipeptide epimerase, producing MRIVRVEAWPVELRLTEPYTIAYETVEEVTNLFLRVITDGSLVGYGCAAPAPEVTGEDPQEVLAALQGPAAEELTGADPLRYGVPLERLRQPLASHPSALAAVDMALHDLLGKIAGVPLWQLLGGYRRRILTSVTLGIRPLEETEEETRRRVAEGFRCLKIKGGLDPLEDAERVHRVRAAAGPDVELRFDANQGYTEAQALRFIDAVASARLTLLEQPTPKRDLDSLARVAAASALPVMADESLMNLDDAYRLAGPRRVKLLNVKLMKVGGIAETLRISAVARSTGAEVMVGCMDEAAVAIAAGLAAVLARPNLRYADLDGHLDLVDDPSAGAVILEDGYLSATGRPGLGWEPD